In one Rhizobium leguminosarum genomic region, the following are encoded:
- a CDS encoding ABC transporter substrate-binding protein, producing the protein MKLHLVAACFSTAMIGLSAGSAHAEDAKSNVTVVLAETVDVVEPCMAARQDVGRVISENVNEMLVEFDYINGGLKPRLATEWSKIDDDTWEFKLRPNVKWHDGKPFTAKDVQFTIERNKNKKLSCETGGKYFGGTEFSFETPDANTIRITTKPAQPILPLLMTVMAVESAEATPADEFTRKPIGTGPYTFDKWDIGQSIVLKRNPDYWGEKPQAEQATYLFRSDSAVAAAMVDAGEADIVPAVSVQDATNKETDFAYPNSETTSLRIDTRAAPLNDRRVREAMNLAIDRQAMLGTLFPEQAKIATQLVVPTTIGYNADIPVWPYDPEKAKELVKAAKADGVPVDQQIRIIGRNGQYPNATEAMEAMMAMLQEVGLNVKLDMYDVSVWNGYFVAPFVADSGPTLTQSQHDNATGDPVFTAFVKYAADGSHSMVRDPAVDALIAKATSATGDARTKLWKELFAKVNTEIIADIPMFHMVGFTRVSPRLDFKPTIATNSELQLAQIRFK; encoded by the coding sequence ATGAAACTGCATTTGGTCGCTGCCTGTTTTTCAACCGCGATGATCGGGCTGAGCGCTGGCTCGGCTCACGCTGAAGATGCCAAGAGCAACGTCACTGTCGTGCTTGCCGAGACCGTCGATGTCGTCGAGCCCTGCATGGCGGCACGCCAGGACGTCGGCCGGGTCATTTCCGAAAACGTCAACGAGATGCTGGTCGAATTTGACTACATCAATGGCGGTCTGAAACCCCGCCTGGCGACGGAATGGTCGAAGATCGACGACGACACCTGGGAGTTCAAGCTGCGCCCGAATGTCAAATGGCACGACGGCAAGCCGTTCACCGCCAAGGACGTCCAGTTCACGATAGAGCGCAACAAGAACAAGAAGCTCAGCTGTGAGACCGGCGGCAAATATTTCGGTGGCACGGAATTCAGCTTCGAGACGCCGGATGCCAACACGATCCGCATTACGACAAAACCGGCTCAGCCGATTCTTCCGCTGCTGATGACGGTGATGGCCGTGGAGTCGGCCGAGGCGACACCAGCAGACGAATTTACCCGCAAGCCGATCGGTACCGGCCCCTATACGTTCGACAAATGGGATATCGGCCAGTCGATCGTGCTGAAGCGCAATCCGGACTATTGGGGGGAAAAACCCCAGGCAGAACAGGCGACCTATCTGTTCCGCTCCGACAGCGCGGTCGCAGCCGCCATGGTCGATGCCGGCGAAGCCGATATCGTTCCGGCCGTATCGGTGCAGGATGCCACCAACAAGGAAACCGATTTCGCTTATCCGAATTCAGAGACGACATCGCTGCGCATCGATACGCGCGCAGCACCCCTCAACGACCGACGCGTACGCGAAGCGATGAACCTCGCCATCGATCGTCAGGCAATGCTCGGAACGCTTTTCCCCGAACAGGCGAAGATCGCCACACAGCTCGTCGTACCCACAACGATCGGCTACAATGCCGATATTCCCGTCTGGCCCTATGATCCCGAAAAAGCAAAGGAACTGGTCAAGGCGGCGAAAGCGGACGGCGTCCCGGTCGATCAGCAGATCCGCATCATCGGCCGCAACGGGCAATATCCCAACGCCACCGAAGCGATGGAAGCGATGATGGCCATGCTTCAGGAGGTCGGCTTGAACGTCAAGCTCGACATGTATGACGTTTCCGTGTGGAACGGCTACTTCGTGGCACCTTTCGTCGCCGATTCCGGTCCGACGCTGACGCAGTCGCAGCACGATAATGCGACCGGCGATCCCGTCTTCACCGCCTTCGTGAAATACGCGGCCGACGGCTCTCACTCCATGGTTCGGGATCCCGCAGTCGACGCCCTCATCGCCAAGGCGACCTCAGCCACCGGCGACGCGCGCACAAAACTCTGGAAGGAGCTTTTCGCCAAGGTGAACACCGAGATCATCGCCGATATCCCGATGTTTCACATGGTCGGTTTCACCCGCGTTTCGCCGCGTCTCGACTTCAAGCCGACGATCGCGACGAATTCCGAGCTGCAGCTGGC